A single window of Metallosphaera hakonensis JCM 8857 = DSM 7519 DNA harbors:
- a CDS encoding xanthine dehydrogenase family protein molybdopterin-binding subunit — protein sequence MIGKPVRRVEDPRFISGRGRFIDDIHLPGELFLGVIRSPYPRAKFSLSSNKVDVITQSDLKTNPLPNFFYESAPKEYPLAVDEVRYVGEPVALVVGRDRYEVEDLKERVEIDYEPLPPVESARDALTGSNLVHPEIGTNIVYQDVFEYGVPPSGYKTLEKTFRVNRISPMPMETNGVIADYSPVDGSLTVYANTQVPQVFRTALSIIFQISKSKIRIKVPDSGGGFGGKIFLKPMVLATMASIVTGRPVKYVETRTEHVISAVHGPDREYRAKIMYRDGEVLGMEVDLLENFGAYMHTYQPLPILRQIYHLTGAYNVRYLRFSVRGVLTNMPPTGPYRGLGIPPAVLVLENMVSSVSRETGLGQWEIRRLNFIKSLPHTTITGAIYDSGDYVKSLEVLKDALGDKGPGLTGLGVAFALEPGSSLAFQTLVVKKARTPYYEGVYIKMDSSGDVTVFLSTNSMGTGHETSVSQVVSHVLGVPMEKIRVVLGDTAGPPGTGFYGSRFSVVSLSAVYKASLKLKDRIRELVSQILNVELDRVDIKDGVIKVGQRVLTMDEVANLVYNRYHSPLDDMGIEATEVFNSPNVNVADDMRRVNFSSTYGVNAHGAIIEIDPETGFIKIKKYVIVSDSGNIINPVIVDGQLMGGSAMGIGASLYEVIRYVSGLPQQTNLADYWLPSALEVPKMEIKHLVSPSPFTPLGTKGVAEGGATVPYAVLANALEDAIGPMDRIEVPITPEFVLEQIHKRKTIAI from the coding sequence ATGATAGGTAAGCCGGTGAGGAGGGTAGAGGATCCCAGGTTCATCTCCGGAAGAGGAAGATTCATCGACGACATTCATTTGCCCGGAGAACTCTTCCTTGGGGTTATTAGGTCTCCATACCCCAGGGCCAAGTTCTCCTTGAGCTCCAATAAGGTAGACGTAATCACACAATCGGACCTTAAAACCAATCCCCTTCCCAATTTCTTTTACGAATCGGCACCCAAGGAGTATCCCTTGGCTGTAGACGAGGTTAGATACGTGGGCGAGCCGGTAGCCTTGGTAGTGGGAAGAGATAGATACGAGGTGGAAGACCTGAAGGAGAGAGTGGAGATTGACTATGAACCCCTCCCTCCGGTAGAATCTGCTCGCGATGCCTTGACAGGCTCGAATTTAGTTCACCCTGAGATTGGAACCAACATCGTTTATCAGGACGTCTTTGAATACGGCGTACCTCCTAGCGGGTATAAGACGTTGGAGAAAACGTTTAGGGTGAATAGGATTTCGCCCATGCCCATGGAAACCAACGGGGTAATCGCAGACTACTCTCCCGTGGACGGTAGCCTCACTGTTTACGCCAACACTCAGGTTCCACAGGTATTTAGAACCGCACTCAGTATAATTTTTCAGATTTCTAAAAGTAAAATTAGAATCAAAGTACCCGACTCGGGTGGAGGATTTGGAGGTAAGATATTCCTCAAGCCGATGGTATTGGCGACCATGGCCTCAATTGTAACTGGTAGACCTGTGAAGTACGTAGAGACTAGAACCGAACACGTAATTTCGGCCGTTCATGGGCCGGATAGGGAGTATCGGGCAAAAATAATGTATAGGGACGGAGAGGTCCTTGGAATGGAAGTTGATCTCCTTGAGAACTTCGGAGCGTATATGCACACCTATCAACCTCTCCCAATTCTTAGGCAAATCTATCACCTCACGGGAGCGTATAACGTTCGTTATCTGAGATTCAGTGTTAGGGGAGTGCTAACTAATATGCCACCCACTGGGCCATACCGTGGGCTGGGAATTCCTCCTGCAGTCTTAGTCTTAGAGAATATGGTTAGCTCGGTTTCAAGAGAGACTGGGTTGGGGCAATGGGAGATAAGGAGGCTGAACTTCATCAAGTCCCTCCCTCACACCACAATTACGGGGGCAATATACGATAGCGGTGATTACGTTAAGTCGCTGGAAGTTCTTAAAGATGCGCTGGGAGATAAGGGTCCCGGTCTAACCGGGCTCGGAGTAGCTTTCGCCTTGGAACCAGGTTCGTCTCTCGCCTTTCAAACCCTCGTTGTGAAAAAGGCTAGGACTCCCTATTACGAGGGGGTCTATATCAAAATGGATAGCAGTGGAGATGTTACTGTGTTTCTAAGTACCAATTCCATGGGTACAGGACACGAAACTTCCGTCTCTCAGGTAGTTTCCCACGTGCTCGGAGTACCCATGGAAAAGATTAGGGTAGTTCTAGGTGACACAGCCGGGCCTCCAGGAACTGGGTTTTATGGTAGCAGATTCTCCGTCGTGTCCCTTAGCGCCGTATATAAGGCCTCCCTTAAGCTCAAGGACAGGATAAGGGAACTGGTATCCCAGATACTCAACGTGGAGCTCGATAGAGTGGATATCAAGGATGGAGTGATAAAAGTGGGACAAAGGGTTCTGACCATGGACGAGGTAGCCAACTTGGTCTATAACAGGTATCATTCTCCCTTAGACGACATGGGCATAGAGGCCACTGAGGTATTCAACTCTCCCAATGTGAATGTAGCCGACGACATGAGGAGAGTCAACTTCTCCTCAACCTACGGAGTTAATGCACACGGTGCAATAATTGAGATCGATCCTGAAACAGGGTTCATTAAAATCAAGAAGTATGTGATAGTAAGCGATAGTGGAAATATCATAAACCCGGTCATTGTGGACGGTCAGCTCATGGGTGGGTCAGCGATGGGAATAGGGGCGTCTCTTTACGAGGTAATAAGATATGTGTCAGGCCTCCCTCAGCAAACTAACCTGGCAGACTATTGGCTTCCATCGGCGCTGGAGGTCCCTAAGATGGAGATCAAGCATCTAGTTTCTCC